The Chlorocebus sabaeus isolate Y175 chromosome 16, mChlSab1.0.hap1, whole genome shotgun sequence genome window below encodes:
- the GNGT2 gene encoding guanine nucleotide-binding protein G(I)/G(S)/G(O) subunit gamma-T2, translating to MAQDLSEKDLLKMEVEQLKKEVKNTRIPISKAGKEIKEYVEAQAGNDPFLKGIPEDKNPFKEKGGCLIS from the exons TCTCAGCGAGAAGGATCTGTTGAAGATGGAGGTGGAGCAACTAAAGAAGGAAGTGAAAAACACAAGAATTCCG ATTTCCAAAGCGGGAAAGGAAATCAAGGAGTATGTGGAGGCCCAAGCAGGAAACGACCCTTTTCTCAAAGGGATCCCTGAGGACAAGAATCCCTTCAAAGAGAAAGGCGGCTGTCTGATAAGCTGA